The following proteins come from a genomic window of Micromonospora echinofusca:
- a CDS encoding RNA polymerase-binding protein RbpA, with product MPIGNVIRGTRAGSAPDRRAQRHQPAPCRTVTYWCRNAHRTEIRLAAEVEVPQVWDCPRCGLPAGRDAQNPPGRARPEPYKTHLAYVKERRTAEEGEAILAEALAALRRRRGRPAG from the coding sequence CGGGCCGGGTCCGCGCCCGACCGCCGCGCCCAACGCCACCAGCCGGCCCCGTGCCGGACGGTGACCTACTGGTGCCGCAACGCCCACCGCACCGAGATCCGGCTCGCCGCCGAGGTCGAGGTGCCGCAGGTGTGGGACTGCCCGCGCTGCGGCCTGCCGGCCGGCCGGGACGCGCAGAACCCGCCGGGCCGCGCCCGGCCCGAGCCGTACAAGACCCACCTGGCGTACGTGAAGGAGCGGCGCACCGCCGAGGAGGGCGAGGCCATCCTGGCCGAGGCCCTCGCCGCCCTGCGCCGACGGCGGGGCCGTCCCGCCGGCTAG